The nucleotide sequence ACCATCCCGCTCCCGAGAATCTCGAGCCATCCGCTCCCCTTGCAGCTGCGGCATCCCGCGCCCTTGCACACCCCGCACTGGACGTACATCTCGGCGCTGGGCTCCGTGAACGGGAAGTAGCTGGGGACGAAGCGCACCGGGCGTTGCGGCCCGTACAGCCCCCGGGCGAACTCCGTGAGCACCCCCTTGAGGTCGGCCATGGTTACGCCCTCGTCGACCAGCAGCCCTTCCACCTGGTGGAACACCGGCGAGTGGGTCACGTCCGCATCACGCCGGTACACCTTCCCCGGCACGACCACCCGCACCGGCGGATCGCGGCGCACCATCGTGCGGATCTGCATGGGAGAGGTGTGGGTGCGCAGCAGCACCTCGTCGGTCACGTAAAACGTGTCCTGCATGTCCCGGGCCGGGTGGTCCTTGGGGATGTTGAGAGCCTGGAAGTTGTAGTAATCGAGCTCTACCTCCGGGCCTTCCACCACCTCGAACCCCATGCCGACGAAAAGCTCCAGCACGTCCGCCAGCGTCGCATAGACGGGGTGCACTCGCCCCACTGCCGGCTTGCGCCCGGGGAGGGTGACGTCCACCCGTTCCTGCTCGATCCGTTGCCGGTGAGCCTCCTCCTCCAGCGCAAGCCGCCTGGACTCCAGCGCCTGCTCGAGCTGGGCTCTGAGCTCGTTGAGCAGCTGGCCTACGCGGCGCCGTTGCTCCGGGTCGGGTAGCCGCCCCAGGCTGCGCAGCATCGCGGTGAGCTGCCCGTGACGCCCTACGAGCTCGACCCGTACCGCCTCGAGCGCCTTCGGATCCGTAGCCTCGCCGATGCGGCGCATCGCTTCGTCGCGCAGCTGCTCGATGGACGGCCCGTCGACGCCTGCGCTCGCAGGCCGTGAAGCCGGCCGTGACGTGCCCGCGCCCTTCTCTCCCATATACACGCCCCTCCTGACGAACGAAAAAACGGGAAGCGGCTCTTCTCCAAGGACGAGAAGAACCGCTTCCCGCGGTACCACCCTGGTTGGCGCCTGACAGACAGTCTCGCAGGCCACCCACTCGTGCCAAGGGTCCTTCGGCTCGACCGGGCCGCCTTCGACGGCCCTCGACCCCCGAACCCCGCGCCCGATAACGGAGGCGCCCGGCACGGCCTACTTGCGGGGAGCCCGGTTGCCCGGCCGTCCCCTGCGTTGAGCCGGCAGCTCAGAAGCGAACTTCCTGCGCGACCCTGCCGGGGCGGCTTGCAGTCTGCGGCCGTTCCCCTCCCTGGGGCGGGTGCTGCGCAGTACTCCTCTTCGTCATCGCCTGTGACGTGATCCGGATTTACCGAGCGAGACTCTTGACCTGCCGGTAGAGCAGGTAGGCGGTGATGGAACCCGTGGCCTCAAACAGCTTCCAGAAGAAGTCGGCCGTGAGCATCCGACGGAGCCCACCCTCCACGCCGTGGCCGCTCTAACGCTGTGCGCATTATATCACGGGCTCGGTCCTGCTCACAACCGGCCGCCGTTTTCCAGAGCTCGGGCACGCTGGCGGGCCGCCTCGAAGAGGACGATGGCCGTAGCCGTGGCGACGTTGAGGGATTCCACCCCTGCCTCGAGCGGGATCCGGAGCAGGTGGGTGCACTGTTTTTCCATGGCCTCCGACAGGCCCCAGCCCTCGCTGCCCACGACCAGCGCCACCCGCCCGGTGAGGGCTTCGTCGAAGTAACGCCGCCCCCCACGAGGGTCGAGCCCCATGATGGCCCATCCGAGCCGCCGAAGGCGGCCGGCCAGCTCCTCCAGCGCGCCCGGCCGCTCCAGTCGGACGGCGGTGACCCGGAAGACGGCGCCCGCGCTCGCGCGAACCACCTTGGGGTTCCACAGGTCGGCCGAGTGGAGGTCGAGGACGACGGCCCCTACCCCGGCGGCTGCGGCCGTTCGGACGATGGTGCCGACGTTGCCCGGATCCTGGACGCCGTCGACGAGGACGACCGGGGGCTCGAGTTGTTCGGGAGCGGGCAGTGCCGGCTCGCGGGCCGCCACCGCAGCGACGATGCCCTGGGGATGCTCCGTGTCGGCCAGTGCCCGGATGACCCGGGGGCCGCAGGCGTAAACGCGGCTTCCTGCGCTACGGGCTCGCTCGAGCAGCTCGGCCGTCGCCGGGTCGCCCGCCGCCTGCTCCCCGGCCAGGATCACGTCGACCTGTACGCCCGCGTCGAGCGCGTCCTGGATCAGGCGGCGTCCCTCGATAAGCAAGCGGCCCTGGCGCCGGCGCTCGGCCGGCTTCTCCTTGAGCTGCTTGAGGGCCTGCACCAGCGGGTGGCGGGGGCTCTCAAGGAAGGGCTTCGAGCTCTTCGAGTCGCTCATCCTCTCCCATCGCCACCAGCACGTCTTCCTTCTCGATCGTCGTGTCCGGGTTGGGAGCCACGATGACCTCGGTCCCTCGCCGGATGGCCAGCACCGTGATGCCGTACTTGGCCCGGAAGTCGAGCTCCCTGAGCGTCCGCCCGATGAAGCCCTCCTTGGCCGTCACCTCGACGATGCTGTAACCCGGCATCAGCTCGATGTAGTCGATGATATTACCCGACAGCAGGTTGTGCGCCACCCGGACGCCCATGTCCCGCTCCGGATAGACGACCCGGTCGGCGCCCACCCTCTCGAGCACCCGGCCGTGGAGGTCGCTGAGCGCCTTGGCCACCACGTAGCGCACGCCCAGCCCCTTCACCACGGAGGTCGCCAGGATGCTGGCCTCGATCTCGCCGATGGCCACGATGACCACGTCGAAGTTGCGGATCCCGATGGCCCTCATGGCCTGCTCGTCGGTGGCGTCGGCCTGCACGGCGTGAGTGACGTGAGGCGCCATCTCCTGTACCCGGTCCTCGACGTTGTCGATCGCCAGGACTTCCTGCCCTTGCTTGTAAAGGGTGGAGGCGACGCTCGAGCCGAACCGCCCCAACCCTATCACGGCGAACTGGCGGGTACGCCGCCGGCGCATGGCCATCTACCCCACCCCCTGCCAGGAACCCGCGAAAAACCGGCCACGAGGCGTCGGGCCGGCTGCTCGAGCACGATGGCTACCGCTGCCTGATCGCTACCTGGCCCTGCAGGCCGGCCTCACCCCGCCGGCGCCGGCACGGCCAGGGCCTGGCGGGCGGCTTCCACCAGCTGGCCGAAGGCCTGGTCGTCGTGGACGGCCAGGTCAGCGAGCATCTTGCGGTTGATGGCTACACCCGCCCTGGACAGCCCGCTCATCAACTGGCTGTACGACATCCCGTGCATACGGGCGGCTGCGTTGATCCGGGTGATCCACAGGCGGCGGAAGTCCCGCTTCTTGAGGCGCCGCCCCCGGTACGCGTGGCTCCACGCCTTGAGCAGCGACTGGTTGGCCATGCGGAACCACCGGTGGCGAGCCCCCCAGTAGCCCTTGGCCAGCTTGACGATCTTGCGGTGGCGCCGGCGGGTGTACGGCCCACCCTTCACCCTGGGCATGGTGGTCGCATCCTCCTCAGCACGAGCTCACGAAGCACTCACAGGTACTGCGAATAGGGCAGCATCCGGCGAATCCGGGGCATCTCCCGCTCGGAGACGAAAGCGTCCGACGTGAGCCGGCGCTTGCGATCGGGCGACTTGGGCCCCAGCAAGTGGCTGTGATAGGCGTGGCGCCGGCGCAGGCGGCCCGAGGCCGTGGTCCGGAAACGCTTGGCCGCGCCCCGGTGCGTCTTCATCTTCGGCATCTGGCTCGACTCCTTCACCCTTCGGCCGCCGCGCGCCCGCCGGCCACACCGGCCGGAGACCCGGTCGCCTCCACCGGAGCGGCAGGCGCGGCGGCAGGCTTGTTGGCCTGCACGTCAGTGCGGGGTGCCAGGATCATGATCATGTGGCGGCCTTCGATCCGCGGAGGCCGCTCCACCGTGCTGATGGAGCCCAGGCTCTGCGCGAGCTGGTTGAGCATGGTGCGGGCCAGGTCCGAGTGGACGATCTCCCGGCCCCGGAACCGCACCGTGATCTTCACCTTGTCGCCATCGGACAGGAAACGCTCCGCGGCCTTGCGCTTCACCTCGAAGTCGTGGTCCTCGATCTTGGGAGTCATGCGGATCTCCTTGAGGTCCACGATCTTCTGGCGCTTGCGGGCTTCCCGTTCTTTCTTGCTCTGCTCGTACTTGTACTTCCCGTAGTTCATCAGCCGGCACACGGGAGGGTTGGCATGCGGAGCGATCTCGACCAGGTCCAGATCCCTTTCGTGTGCCAGGCGCAAGGCCTCGCGTACCGGCAGGATACCGAGCTGCTGTCCCTCCGGGCTGACCACCCGGACCTCCCTGGCTCGAATCTCCTCGTTGACCCGGAGCTCCTGTCTGATGATCCCACCCCCGCAACGATCCCGGCCGGCGGACAGGTAAACCGTGCCCCGCCGGTACGGTGCGCGGCGATTCTAACATGCGTCCCTCATGGCGTCAACCGCACCCAGCCGCTCACAGCGGCCGCGCCGCCACGTCCCGGCGCGCCAGGCTTCCCCATGGACGGGCCGACCTCTTCTTCAGCGCCGTGCGGCGGCCTCCTCCACGAGGCGTCGCTCCAGCTCCTCGAGGCCCATGCTTCCCAGGTCCCCTTCCGACCGGTGGCGCACCGCCACCAGGCCCGACTGGACCTCCTTATCCCCGATGACCACCATGTATGGCACCTTGCGCACCTGGGCGTCCCGGATCTTGTAGCCGAGCTTCTCCTCCCGGGCGTCCACCTCCGCCCGCAGCCCCGCCGCCACCAGCCGCCCCGCCACCTCCCCGGCCCTCGGCGCGTGCCGGTCGGCCACCGGGATGACCCGGACCTGCACCGGAGACAGCCACAGCGGCAGCGCCCCGGCGTAGTGCTCGATGAGTACGGCCAGGAACCGCTCCAGGCTCCCGAACAGCGCCCGGTGAATCACGACCGGGCGGTGCTTTTGCCCGTCCTGCCCCACGTAGGTGAGGTCGAAGCGCTCGGGGTTCATGAAGTCGAGCTGGATCGTCCCGCATTGCCAGCTGCGGTTGAGGCTGTCCCGCACGTGGAAGTCGATCTTGGGCCCGTAGAAGGCCCCTTCTCCCTCATGGACCTGGTAGGGCCGGCCGCTCTGATCGAGCGCCTCCCGGAGCGCCGCCGTCGCCTGATCCCAGAGCTCTTCCGGGCCCATGGCGTTGTCGGGGCGGGTCGACAGCTCGATGCGGTACGCAAAGCCAAACGTGCCATAGATGTGTTCGATGAGCTCCAGCACCCCGACGACTTCCTGGGTGATCTGGTCGGGGCGCAGGAAGAGATGGGCGTCGTCCTGGGTGAACGCTCGCACCCGCTTCAACCCGTTGAGCACGCCGGACAGCTCGTGGCGGTGCACCAGGCCGAATTCCATGAGCCGCAGGGGCAGATCCCGGTAGCTGCGCACCTCGGAGGCGTAGATGAGGAACGCGCCGGGGCAGTTCATGGGCTTGATGGCGAAGCTCTCGCCCTCGATCTCCGTGAAGTACATGTTCTCCCGGTAGTGGTCGTAATGCCCCGACCGGCGCCAGAGCGAATCCCGCAGCACCAGGGGCGTGCTCACCTCGAGGTAGCCGCGGCGCTGTTGCTCCGCCCGGGAGAACTCGACCAGGGCGTTTCGAACGATGACGCCCGCGGGCAGCCAGAACGGGAACCCCGGGCCCTCGTCGGCGAACAGGAAGAGGCCGAGTTCCCGGCCCAGCCGGCGGTGATCCCGGCGTGCCGCCTCTTCCAACATGCGCAGGTGCTCCGCCAGAGCCTCGTCGGAGGCGAAGGCCGTCCCATAGATGCGGGTCAGCATGTCCCGGCGGGAGTCGCCCCGCCAGTAAGCCCCCGCCAGGTGGAGCAGCTTGAAGTGGCCCAGGTGACCCGTGCTCGGCACGTGCGGCCCCCGGCACAGGTCGATGAACTCTCCCTGTTTGTAGAGGCTCACTTTCGGCTGGTCGACCAGCTCTTCCAGGATCTCCACCTTGTAGGCGTCTCCCCGCTCCCGGAAAAAGCGCAGGGCCTCCTCCCGGGGCCACTCCTCGCGTTCGACGGGCAGGTCTTCGGCCACGATGCGGCGCATCTCCGCCTCGATGGCGGGCAGGTCGTCGGGCGAGAGCGGGCGCGGGGGCGCCACGTCGTAGTAAAACCCGTCTTCGATGGTGGGGCCGATCGCAAGCCGCGTGCCCGGCATCAACCGCTGCAGCGCCTGGGCCATGAGATGGGCGGTGCTGTGCCGGACGACGTCAAGCCCCGCCGGCGATTGTGCGTCCAGGAGCTCGATCTCACCGCCCTCGCCGACCGGCGCCTTCAAATCCACCAGCGTGCCGTTGCGCCGCGCCACGACCGCATCCCTGGCCTTGCCGGGCGCAAGGCGCAGCGCGACTTCCTGGACACTCTCCCCGGGCTCGGCCCACGAGGGCTCCCCGGCCCCTTTGATCCACACCTGCACCCGCTGTCCCGTCACTGCCATGCCTCCCGCCTCCTTCTCGCGCCGGCAAACGAAAGGGTCTCCCGTCCCTGCCGGGACGGGAGACCCGTGCTTCCACGACGTCGGTCGGACTCCCGCGGTTCCACCCTGCTTGGTGACGGCCCCTGAGCTTCACGTAACAGAGAGCCTCGGGGCTTCACCCGCTCCGGCGGCTGTAACGGGCCTCCCGGCGACGCCTACTCGGCCGGCCCTGCGGCCTTTCGGATCGCGGCTCCCGGGTGGTCATGGGCTCGGGCGGCCAGCCGGAGCTCCCAGCCTCGCCCTGCGAGGCTCCGGCTCTCTTGATGGCGCCGGCTGAGCCCACGGGTCCCGATCCTCGCCTCATGGCGAAAAAGCCTGGGCTGAGCTGCCCGTGGCTTCTGGCTTGCCCTCATGTTAGCGGAGCCGCCGGCCCGGGTCAAGGCCACCAAGCCGGCTAGGGCCACAGGAGCAGCATCTGGACGACTCCCACGAGAAAGCCCATGACGGCGCCCAAAACCTCGATCCAGCGCAGCTCCCGGCCAATCAGCCGGAGGATGATCCCCTCGAAGTCGACCAGGTCCAGCTGCTCCAGCTTCTCGCCGAGCAGCGACGAGACCCGCAGCTGCTCCTGCAGACGCTCTTTGAGCCGGTCCGTGATCGCTTCCATCGCCCGGCCTGCCTCCTGCCGGGTAACCCGGACGGCGTACGCCACCATGGCGTCCCGCACGCTTGCCGGCAAGAAACGGGGCAACTGGGTCTGCATGCGGCGCGCGACGTATCCTTCCAGGACCCATACCGCCTCTTCCCGGTACCGGGCGCCATCGATCCCCGCGACCAGATCCTCGGGCCGCAGGAGCTCCCGCTCGACCAGCTCGCCGATGCCGCGCGCGATCTCATGCTGGCGGCGCGGGAAGATGCCCTGCAGGTACCAGCGCGTGCCCCAGATGCGAATGGGCCGGATCGGCCAGAAAAGCAGGCGTACGGCGGCGACGTTGGTGATCCACCCGATGCCGGCTGCCACCAGGGGCACCGTCAGCAGCCGAAGTGTAACCACTTCCCTGCCCCCCCGTGCCACCGGCTTTCTCCGGCCCTGCCGGCGTCACCTCGATATCAATGGGCCGGTGCCGGCGTCGGAGAAGGCGAGGGTGTGCTGGCCGCCTGCCGGGCGCTGCAACGGGGACATCCCCGGCACGTGTGGACCCGCCCCGGGAAGGCCGCCCGCACGGCGGACTGGATGGTCGCCTCGTCCGGCAAGTGGATGAAGATCCGCCGCGGGTTGAGCCGGACCAGCTGGGCGACGGCGACCTCCTCGGTGAAGCTGTCGGACGCGCTGGTGTCGCCCGGATAGCGCCGGGTAGCCGGCATCCCCCACCGGTCCACGATCCGCAGCTTGCCGGCGCTGCCTCGCAGGACGTGCACCTCGTAGATGCGGGGCGGCGGGCCCAGCCACAGGCTGCGCCATGGTCCGGTGCTCCGCTGCTCTTCTCGCTCGGCCGCCAGTTCCCCGACGGCAGCGGCTGCGGCTCGCCGCAGGGCCTGCACGTAGGCGCCCAATCGAAACCAGACGATCCCCTCGAGCACCAGGCCGTCGGGGCGTTCCGTCAGGCTCTCCAGGATCTGGCGCGCCACGCGCGCGTGCCATCTCGCCAGGTTCGTCGCGCCGGTGCGCCCCTGGCCGGCCGTCCCTGCCGGGGGAGCTGTCACAGGTGGCGTCATGCCGCCATTTGCCCCGTCCCCCGCATCGGGACCTTCCACGAGCTGCCGGGCAAGCTGCAGGGCCCTGGCACGGCGCGCCGCCGACAAGTCGTAGCGGCGCCGCCGGGCCTCGGTCGCCAGGAAGCGGGCGAGCCACCGGTCCGTCAGGGGCCCCAGCACCGCGTCCGCCAACAGGCCCGCCAGGTGCGACCGCAGGATGGGCGCCCACGCCGAAGCCGGACTGCCCGGACCGGCAGGCCCGTCGGCCGGCCCCAGCTCGTAGACGAAGAAGGTGTAGGAGCCGTCGACCCTCTCGGTCACCCGGGTCATGATGCCCTTGTCGCTCAGCATGCCCACCGCCTGGTCGAGGCGCGAGGCCACGACCTCCCGGTGGCTCCGCCAGACGCCAACCGTCATCATGGTGCATCCCCGCACAGCATCCCCCGGGCGCCGTCCCTTCATGTCCCGGGCGGGTCCTCCGGCGGAGCGGTACATACTAAGCCTGCCGACCGACGATGATCAGGAAGGGAGGCGATCCAGCGGTGGCACACCTCACCATGATGGAGCTCGACACGCTCCGCCACTTCATCGGCGAGGAGAGGCTGGCGGTGGAAAAGCTCAACCTCTACGTCCAGAACTGCCGCGATCCCGAGCTGCGCAACCACCTCCAGCACCTCGCCAACGAGTGCAACAACAACGTGCAAAAGCTCCTCGGCTTCCTCGGCTGAGGGAAGGAGGCAACGGGTCCGTGCCTTTCACCGACAAGGAAATCGCCTCGGACGTGCTCGACATGCTCAAGCACCGGGCGACCGGGCTCACCAAGGCCGCCATCGAGTGCTCGGACATCAACTTGCGCAACACCCTGCTCCAGATGCGCCAGTTCGACGAGGGCGCCCAGTGGGAGCTCTACCGCCTGATGGAGCAGAAGGGCTGGTACCTCCCCTCGGGCAGGGCCGACGCCACCGAAATCCAGAAGGTCCGCCAGTACTTCCAGGGCGTGCCTGTCCAGGCAGGTGCAGGCTACATGCGGGACGGCGGCGGGTTGAGGGTGTAGCGACCCGCGTTGCCGCGCCGGCTTCCTGCGGACTCGGGCGGGCCCTCCCGTTGACGAGGGCCCGCCCTTCTCGTATCATGAGCCTGGGCGCTCTCAGCAGCGGGGCGGCGTAGCCAAGGGGCCAAGGCGGAGGTCTGCAAAACCTCTACTCGCCGGTTCGAGTCCGGCCGCCGCCTCCAGTAACGACGAGGCTTTCCCGAACTCCGGAATGGCAACGCCCCCTTTCTGCTATTCCATTTGCCAATCCGCCCGCCTGTCTCCCCCACGACCCACCCGGGGTGATCGATCCGCGGGTGGCAGGTGGGCCTGGCACCCAACCCAAAAAGCCCCGACCACGGGGCCTCTGGCGTCCAGACAGGAACGCATCCTGCCATTCCTGCCATTCCCGCTACGTCGCTTCCTGCCCACCCCCTCGGAGGAGCCGGTCAAGCTCCTTGTCCACCTGAGGGCCAACCCCTGGCAGCAAATGGGAGTAAGTGTCCATGGTGACCCGGGTGGTGCTATGGCCCAAGACCTCCTGCACCACGTTGGGGTGGACCCCCTGGGCCAGTAAGAACGAGGCACCATGCTTTGGACGTGATGGCCGAGCGGAAAGTCACCGAGGAACTGGTGGCCGAAACGGTCATAGTGCGGAGACGCAGATACTCCAGCTCGGCTCCCGCTCTGCCAGAAACGGGCCGCCGGGCCGCCGGACGACAGCCGAGTTCTTGGTCCCTTCCCAGTGGGGCGACCCCCCGATACAATGGCGTCGGCAGCGCCTCTCATCTCATCAAGAGCGTTTCCCTGAAGCACAGGAGTCGGAAGAAACATGCGACAGCAAGAGCGGCCCATTTCGCTGCCGCTGTTGTACTTGACCACGGCCAACTTCGGCGTTCTGGGTCTCGTCATCCTGTGGATGAGCCACAGTGGTGACCACGGTTGGTGGACGCGCTTCGTGGCGCGGCCGGACCCCTGGCAGGTCTTGGGTTGGGGAACGGCTCTGGCCCTCGCCGTCGTAATGTTTGAGATCGCCGTGGCCACCCTGCTGCCCGACCGGCTGTGGGCCGACGACGGAACCAATGCCTATCTGAGCAACCTGAGCCATCTCCACATCTTCTTGCTCATGGCCCTGACTGCCGTCGCCGAGGAACTCTTCTTTCGCGCGGCCATCCAATCGCTCCTCGTGGACTGGCTGTCCTCCGCCCTCTTGGGTATCCCCATCGCTGCGGTGATCTTTGCAGCGACCCACGTCCGCTATCTCAAGCAACCCGTCCTCCTCGGTGGAGCATGGGCAATCGGACTGGCGTTGGGTCTCGGCTACTGGCTCACCGGAAGCCTGTGGACCTCAGTGTGGGCTCACTTTCTTATCAACTTCGTCATGAGCGTGTTTGGCAAGAAGGGGTGGTTCTTGCCCCGCCGGGAACCGCAGGTGAGCGGCCGAGAAGATTGACGCGCGCTGAGCGACGGACCGCCCCGGCCGCACCCCGCTTGCGGCCAGGGGGCGATGGGGCATCCGCCGAGCCTGGTAGCCGGTGGCATCCCGGCGTTGCCCTTCCTGGCCGTGGCCGTTTACCTCTCACGAGACGTCAAGCGCGGGTAGCCCAATCGTACGGCGGCCCCGGCCTGCGCAGCCGCGAACATGGCGTTGGCGCCGGTGTTGGAGCCCGTGATGAATCCTCCCAGGGCTCCCACCCACGGCGCCAGCGCCAGGTAGCCCCACCGGAGCTCGGACGCCTCCTCCGCCAGGGCCATCGCCATGCCGGAAACCCTCATCACGTTGCCCAGCAGAACGAAAAGCACCGTCGTCAACGCAGCGGGCGCCCAGCGAGCCAACGCTTCCCGCAGTGCCGCCGCTACCGTGCGCAGGCTCAGGCGAAACCACAGGGAGGCGAACCCACAAGTCGCCCAAAGCCACGGCAGGGAGCTTCCGGCTGCCGCCTCCAGGCTCCATCCCATCTTAGCCGCCAACGAGACGACCCCCGGGGACATCACCAGAAGCCCCACCAGCGCGACGTATGGCACAAGCGCTCGAACGACGGGCATCTCCTCCTCGGGCCGCGGCGCAGCCCGCTCCCAGGTTGACCCCCTGGTCCTCAGCGGATCCCTGCTGGCTCGCCCCATGACCAGTCCCGCGCCGATCCCCGCCAGGCTCCCCAACGCCCCGGCCGGTGGGGTACCGGCAAAACGGTTGGCCAACCAGATACCTCCCCACAGGCTCGCCGCCGCGATGAGCAGCTTACCTGTTTGGCGAGACGCCTGGCGCCACCCCATGCCCACCACCATCGCCGCCCCGCCGCAGATGAGAAACACGGGCAGGGACAAAGCAGCGCTGGCTTCTCCCAGGCTCTGGAATGACACCCCGGCAAGCTTGGACGCCACCAACGTGCCCGGAGCCAGGGCCCCGCAGGGGACGGCCACCAGACCGAGCAGGGCCAGGATGCCGGCCTCCTGCGGGGCAAATCCCATCTGCACGAACAGGGGATAGGTGACCACCGCCCCCACGCCGAAGCCCGTCACCGACTCCACGAAGGGAGCCACCCCCAGCGTCATCAGCAGCAACCGACCCGCCGGGTCGGCTACCTCCCGTGCCAGCCACGCCCCGACGGTCCTGTAGGCCCCGGCGCGACGCATCAGCTCGTAGAGCAGCACGCCCCCCAGCATGATCGCGCCGACCTCGGCCCCCAGCGCCAGCGCATCGGGCACCGCCGCCTGGAGCACGGGCCACGGCGGCCCAACGGCAGGCTGATGTCGGAACCGGGGAACGGGAGGCCAAGACCCCATTCATGGCGGAGATCCATGTCCGTGAACACAACATGGGCTCCCAACCAGGTCCGGGCAAGGTCGACGAGTTGGCGGCAATGGGGTTGATCCGATCCCGTGGACACCTGCACACTTGGGGCGGAGCCCCAACAAGGAGGGTGTCCCGTGCCACCAACCCGACCTCCCTATCCGCCGGAGTTCCGCGCCGAGGCCGAGCGGCTCGTACGCACCTCCGGCAAGACGCAGAAGGAGATCGCCGCCGACCTCGGGGTCTCCACCGAATCCCTGCGCAAATGGGTGCGGCAGGCCCAGATGGACGCCGGCGAGCGCGAGGGCCTGACGACGACCGAACGGGAAGAGCTGCAGCGGCTGCGCCGGGAGAACCGCATCCTGCGGGAAGAGCGAGCGATCCTGAAAAAGCCGCGGCCTTCTTTGCTCGGGAGACCGACCGGACCCGGTAGCCGCGTTCCGGTTCGT is from Limnochorda sp. L945t and encodes:
- the thrS gene encoding threonine--tRNA ligase — its product is MAVTGQRVQVWIKGAGEPSWAEPGESVQEVALRLAPGKARDAVVARRNGTLVDLKAPVGEGGEIELLDAQSPAGLDVVRHSTAHLMAQALQRLMPGTRLAIGPTIEDGFYYDVAPPRPLSPDDLPAIEAEMRRIVAEDLPVEREEWPREEALRFFRERGDAYKVEILEELVDQPKVSLYKQGEFIDLCRGPHVPSTGHLGHFKLLHLAGAYWRGDSRRDMLTRIYGTAFASDEALAEHLRMLEEAARRDHRRLGRELGLFLFADEGPGFPFWLPAGVIVRNALVEFSRAEQQRRGYLEVSTPLVLRDSLWRRSGHYDHYRENMYFTEIEGESFAIKPMNCPGAFLIYASEVRSYRDLPLRLMEFGLVHRHELSGVLNGLKRVRAFTQDDAHLFLRPDQITQEVVGVLELIEHIYGTFGFAYRIELSTRPDNAMGPEELWDQATAALREALDQSGRPYQVHEGEGAFYGPKIDFHVRDSLNRSWQCGTIQLDFMNPERFDLTYVGQDGQKHRPVVIHRALFGSLERFLAVLIEHYAGALPLWLSPVQVRVIPVADRHAPRAGEVAGRLVAAGLRAEVDAREEKLGYKIRDAQVRKVPYMVVIGDKEVQSGLVAVRHRSEGDLGSMGLEELERRLVEEAAARR
- a CDS encoding potassium channel family protein, with the protein product MAMRRRRTRQFAVIGLGRFGSSVASTLYKQGQEVLAIDNVEDRVQEMAPHVTHAVQADATDEQAMRAIGIRNFDVVIVAIGEIEASILATSVVKGLGVRYVVAKALSDLHGRVLERVGADRVVYPERDMGVRVAHNLLSGNIIDYIELMPGYSIVEVTAKEGFIGRTLRELDFRAKYGITVLAIRRGTEVIVAPNPDTTIEKEDVLVAMGEDERLEELEALP
- the rpmI gene encoding 50S ribosomal protein L35; the protein is MPKMKTHRGAAKRFRTTASGRLRRRHAYHSHLLGPKSPDRKRRLTSDAFVSEREMPRIRRMLPYSQYL
- a CDS encoding spore coat protein, translating into MPFTDKEIASDVLDMLKHRATGLTKAAIECSDINLRNTLLQMRQFDEGAQWELYRLMEQKGWYLPSGRADATEIQKVRQYFQGVPVQAGAGYMRDGGGLRV
- a CDS encoding DUF445 domain-containing protein → MVTLRLLTVPLVAAGIGWITNVAAVRLLFWPIRPIRIWGTRWYLQGIFPRRQHEIARGIGELVERELLRPEDLVAGIDGARYREEAVWVLEGYVARRMQTQLPRFLPASVRDAMVAYAVRVTRQEAGRAMEAITDRLKERLQEQLRVSSLLGEKLEQLDLVDFEGIILRLIGRELRWIEVLGAVMGFLVGVVQMLLLWP
- a CDS encoding CPBP family intramembrane glutamic endopeptidase gives rise to the protein MRQQERPISLPLLYLTTANFGVLGLVILWMSHSGDHGWWTRFVARPDPWQVLGWGTALALAVVMFEIAVATLLPDRLWADDGTNAYLSNLSHLHIFLLMALTAVAEELFFRAAIQSLLVDWLSSALLGIPIAAVIFAATHVRYLKQPVLLGGAWAIGLALGLGYWLTGSLWTSVWAHFLINFVMSVFGKKGWFLPRREPQVSGRED
- a CDS encoding TrmH family RNA methyltransferase; the encoded protein is MSDSKSSKPFLESPRHPLVQALKQLKEKPAERRRQGRLLIEGRRLIQDALDAGVQVDVILAGEQAAGDPATAELLERARSAGSRVYACGPRVIRALADTEHPQGIVAAVAAREPALPAPEQLEPPVVLVDGVQDPGNVGTIVRTAAAAGVGAVVLDLHSADLWNPKVVRASAGAVFRVTAVRLERPGALEELAGRLRRLGWAIMGLDPRGGRRYFDEALTGRVALVVGSEGWGLSEAMEKQCTHLLRIPLEAGVESLNVATATAIVLFEAARQRARALENGGRL
- the rplT gene encoding 50S ribosomal protein L20: MPRVKGGPYTRRRHRKIVKLAKGYWGARHRWFRMANQSLLKAWSHAYRGRRLKKRDFRRLWITRINAAARMHGMSYSQLMSGLSRAGVAINRKMLADLAVHDDQAFGQLVEAARQALAVPAPAG
- the ytxC gene encoding sporulation protein YtxC, with the protein product MKGRRPGDAVRGCTMMTVGVWRSHREVVASRLDQAVGMLSDKGIMTRVTERVDGSYTFFVYELGPADGPAGPGSPASAWAPILRSHLAGLLADAVLGPLTDRWLARFLATEARRRRYDLSAARRARALQLARQLVEGPDAGDGANGGMTPPVTAPPAGTAGQGRTGATNLARWHARVARQILESLTERPDGLVLEGIVWFRLGAYVQALRRAAAAAVGELAAEREEQRSTGPWRSLWLGPPPRIYEVHVLRGSAGKLRIVDRWGMPATRRYPGDTSASDSFTEEVAVAQLVRLNPRRIFIHLPDEATIQSAVRAAFPGRVHTCRGCPRCSARQAASTPSPSPTPAPAH
- the pheS gene encoding phenylalanine--tRNA ligase subunit alpha; amino-acid sequence: MRRIGEATDPKALEAVRVELVGRHGQLTAMLRSLGRLPDPEQRRRVGQLLNELRAQLEQALESRRLALEEEAHRQRIEQERVDVTLPGRKPAVGRVHPVYATLADVLELFVGMGFEVVEGPEVELDYYNFQALNIPKDHPARDMQDTFYVTDEVLLRTHTSPMQIRTMVRRDPPVRVVVPGKVYRRDADVTHSPVFHQVEGLLVDEGVTMADLKGVLTEFARGLYGPQRPVRFVPSYFPFTEPSAEMYVQCGVCKGAGCRSCKGSGWLEILGSGMVHPQVLRNVGYDPERVSGFAFGMGIERITMLRYGIEDIRLLYENDLRFLRQF
- a CDS encoding YqzL family protein; translated protein: MLTADFFWKLFEATGSITAYLLYRQVKSLAR
- the infC gene encoding translation initiation factor IF-3 gives rise to the protein MSAGRDRCGGGIIRQELRVNEEIRAREVRVVSPEGQQLGILPVREALRLAHERDLDLVEIAPHANPPVCRLMNYGKYKYEQSKKEREARKRQKIVDLKEIRMTPKIEDHDFEVKRKAAERFLSDGDKVKITVRFRGREIVHSDLARTMLNQLAQSLGSISTVERPPRIEGRHMIMILAPRTDVQANKPAAAPAAPVEATGSPAGVAGGRAAAEG